From Pelotomaculum schinkii, the proteins below share one genomic window:
- a CDS encoding histidine kinase N-terminal 7TM domain-containing diguanylate cyclase: MLALFIYALTVNNITTLHKAYLAFHSLMMLWPSCNFIINITPDQQLQWFFLNVAFIGLSFLGFGWLMFSLVLTRKFYGLKRSFFYLSAAPAVLCSILATTNPWHFMFTQSSGGGWAVRTYGSLFWFFFISGLGYLLVSTVLIFKTAVNAAEGNMKKQVSLCMWGVVILIIFSQLDILFNVAFFPLFGVVPGLTSCGIVLSAVCFVIAINRYDLFRIVNIAQREVIDSMAIGMFVIDKDGIILDLNKSATRFLKTQAGRNFEMKGLLQLSEADGPDSIFLEEYNTNKLKSLQAEVKIIGEQTVHVSIHVSPVLDGKKNLLGRIITLNDVTELRSLLEQNNENNAILRQQNEELLRIQEELYDVNQKLEKATITDDLTDCYNKRYLMQQVAYEILVSQRYNIPFSILLIDVDNFKLINDAYGHLIGDNVLRSVVEAIKSKLRRSDILARFGGDEFIIYVPNTDRKGAVILAEKVRSAIENQWISSSRGDLRVTVSVGLVSVKAGAGIFGSPEDFLEELLARTDRALYDSKANGRNCVVSAE; the protein is encoded by the coding sequence TTGTTGGCGCTTTTCATTTATGCGCTAACGGTAAACAACATCACAACCCTGCACAAAGCATATTTAGCCTTTCACTCTTTGATGATGCTGTGGCCGAGCTGTAATTTCATCATTAACATAACCCCTGATCAGCAGCTGCAGTGGTTTTTTCTGAATGTGGCGTTCATTGGCCTTAGTTTTTTGGGCTTCGGCTGGCTGATGTTCTCTTTGGTGTTGACCAGGAAATTTTACGGTTTGAAAAGGTCCTTTTTTTACCTGTCGGCAGCGCCTGCCGTCCTGTGCTCAATACTGGCGACAACCAACCCATGGCATTTCATGTTTACGCAATCAAGCGGCGGCGGATGGGCGGTCCGTACATACGGCTCTTTATTCTGGTTCTTTTTTATCTCCGGTTTGGGCTATTTATTAGTTTCCACCGTCTTGATATTTAAGACTGCTGTAAATGCGGCTGAAGGCAACATGAAAAAGCAGGTATCTCTTTGCATGTGGGGCGTTGTAATCTTAATAATATTTTCTCAATTGGATATTCTTTTCAACGTGGCGTTTTTCCCGCTTTTCGGGGTTGTCCCCGGTTTGACTTCCTGCGGGATTGTATTGTCGGCCGTTTGTTTTGTAATCGCAATCAATAGGTACGACTTGTTCCGGATTGTAAACATCGCCCAGCGTGAGGTTATAGACAGCATGGCTATAGGCATGTTCGTCATAGATAAAGACGGAATAATTCTTGATCTTAACAAGAGCGCAACGAGATTTTTAAAGACGCAGGCAGGCCGGAATTTCGAGATGAAGGGCCTCTTACAGCTTTCTGAAGCAGACGGCCCCGATAGTATTTTTTTGGAGGAGTATAATACCAACAAATTAAAAAGTCTGCAAGCCGAAGTGAAAATCATAGGTGAGCAAACTGTGCATGTATCCATCCATGTGTCTCCGGTGCTTGACGGCAAAAAAAATCTTTTGGGACGGATCATAACTTTGAATGACGTTACCGAATTGCGTAGTTTGCTCGAGCAGAATAATGAAAATAATGCGATCCTCCGGCAGCAAAACGAGGAATTATTGCGGATCCAGGAAGAGCTTTACGACGTTAATCAGAAACTTGAAAAGGCTACGATAACAGACGATTTGACTGATTGTTACAACAAGCGATACTTGATGCAGCAGGTGGCGTACGAGATTTTGGTTTCTCAGCGTTATAATATTCCATTTTCAATCTTGCTTATAGATGTAGATAATTTTAAGCTTATCAACGACGCGTACGGACACCTGATCGGAGATAATGTCCTGCGCAGTGTCGTTGAGGCTATAAAAAGCAAGCTCCGCCGTTCGGATATTCTGGCCAGGTTCGGAGGGGATGAATTTATCATATATGTGCCGAACACGGATAGGAAGGGCGCTGTTATCCTTGCCGAAAAAGTGAGAAGCGCCATAGAGAACCAATGGATCAGTTCCTCCAGAGGGGATTTGCGCGTAACTGTCAGCGTCGGCCTTGTCAGCGTCAAGGCCGGCGCCGGGATATTCGGCAGCCCTGAGGACTTTTTGGAAGAGCTGCTGGCGCGGACGGACCGGGCGCTTTATGATTCCAAGGCAAACGGGCGAAACTGTGTGGTGTCTGCGGAATGA
- a CDS encoding PAS domain S-box protein, translating to MSGFCQISPAGLCVYSNEQTSSITGYSSEEMLGMGWVKAIHPEDRHRVVAKWKKCNANRDTLGTSFRLLRKDGEVVWVIGQIAPFLAEDHRVLGYIATLSDVTGRKKAEKALQLSAERFSKAFNASPSMMAIYRLADDRFVDANNSLLEAAGYSRAEFVGRTVTDLPFWVEEKNTRNSITGLLQGKETVHNLEGRFLTKTGEVRIGLVSAEVIELNSEPCMFVAINDITEQKRAEAAIEVERRRLFTVLHNLPANIALVEQDYSVRFANNCFCESFGDSSGKYCYEALYGRETPCEACRIDKIFQERVSCKWEQVHNGRPYQLYGYPIHDIDGTPLALTMSIDISELKQLKEEMLRLDRLNLIGEMAAGIGHEIRNPMTTVRGFLQFLGAKKACAGYKDFFDLMIEELDRANAIITEYLSLAKNKNIELKEQNLNFIVKSLFPIIQADAMLADKYVALVLGDIPALPLDEKEIRQLILNLARNGLEAMASGGTLTIRTYSDADKVVLEVQDKGQGIAPDALKKLGTPFFTTKDKGTGLGLAVCYSIATRHKAKIEVKTDSGGSIFVVRFQRKSPVAPQMN from the coding sequence ATGAGTGGCTTTTGCCAGATCAGCCCGGCAGGGTTATGTGTATATTCAAATGAACAGACCAGCAGTATTACGGGCTATTCTTCAGAGGAAATGCTGGGTATGGGGTGGGTGAAGGCCATCCACCCGGAAGATCGGCATAGAGTTGTTGCCAAATGGAAAAAGTGCAATGCCAACCGGGACACTCTTGGAACTAGTTTCCGGTTGTTGCGCAAGGATGGTGAAGTAGTCTGGGTGATCGGACAAATTGCGCCCTTTCTGGCCGAAGACCACAGAGTCCTGGGATATATAGCTACTCTTTCTGACGTCACCGGCAGAAAAAAGGCTGAAAAAGCGCTGCAGTTGTCTGCGGAAAGGTTCTCCAAAGCCTTTAATGCCAGCCCAAGCATGATGGCTATATACAGGCTTGCGGATGACAGGTTTGTTGACGCGAATAACAGCCTTTTAGAGGCTGCCGGGTATAGCCGCGCAGAGTTCGTAGGGCGTACGGTTACAGATTTACCGTTTTGGGTGGAAGAAAAAAATACTCGCAACAGTATAACCGGCCTGCTGCAGGGAAAGGAAACGGTGCATAATCTCGAGGGCCGTTTCTTGACGAAAACAGGTGAAGTCCGCATCGGGCTCGTGTCGGCGGAGGTAATTGAACTGAACAGTGAGCCTTGCATGTTTGTAGCGATCAATGACATTACTGAACAAAAACGGGCGGAAGCGGCTATAGAAGTAGAACGCCGGAGGTTGTTTACCGTCCTGCACAATCTGCCTGCCAACATTGCGCTTGTAGAACAGGACTATTCCGTCCGTTTTGCCAACAACTGCTTCTGTGAGAGTTTTGGTGATTCCTCCGGCAAGTACTGTTATGAGGCTCTTTATGGGAGAGAAACACCGTGTGAGGCCTGCCGGATAGATAAGATTTTTCAGGAACGGGTTTCATGTAAATGGGAGCAGGTCCATAACGGCCGCCCCTACCAGTTATACGGGTATCCCATTCATGATATTGACGGGACTCCGCTGGCTTTAACTATGTCTATCGATATTTCCGAACTCAAGCAGTTGAAGGAAGAGATGCTGCGGCTGGACCGACTGAACCTGATCGGCGAAATGGCGGCCGGCATCGGACATGAAATCAGGAACCCGATGACCACCGTGCGGGGTTTTCTGCAGTTTCTGGGGGCTAAGAAGGCGTGCGCCGGGTATAAGGACTTTTTTGACCTGATGATTGAAGAACTGGACAGGGCGAACGCCATTATCACGGAATACCTGTCCCTGGCCAAAAACAAAAACATCGAGCTTAAGGAGCAAAACCTTAATTTTATCGTGAAAAGCTTATTCCCGATCATACAGGCCGACGCCATGCTGGCCGACAAATATGTCGCATTGGTGTTGGGGGATATACCGGCTTTACCCCTGGATGAAAAAGAGATCCGGCAATTGATCTTAAACCTTGCCCGCAATGGGCTGGAAGCCATGGCGTCCGGCGGCACTCTCACAATCAGGACGTATAGCGACGCCGACAAGGTCGTTTTGGAGGTGCAGGACAAGGGACAGGGTATCGCCCCTGACGCGCTTAAAAAACTTGGGACGCCCTTCTTTACCACCAAGGATAAAGGCACAGGCCTGGGGCTGGCGGTGTGTTACAGTATTGCGACCAGACACAAGGCCAAGATTGAGGTGAAAACCGACTCCGGGGGATCAATTTTTGTTGTGCGGTTTCAAAGGAAGAGCCCGGTAGCGCCTCAAATGAATTAA
- a CDS encoding GLUG motif-containing protein produces the protein MNKKLKNKIMAVLLCCVWLLSPVTPVPVYKNMTALAAGPLWDGTVATSFAGGTGTEADPYLISDGAQLAYFSQCVNSGTTYAGQYIRLTQDILLNEMNADGSFVSKKPKKFQSIGTSNKRFQGYFDGYGNEVTGLYVNESWPDYWGLFGYAGDGSVIRNVSISGSVKGRNYTGGVAGYTNGVIAGCAVNAAVTGGESYAGGIAGYAAVNSEITDCTVSGTVQGRYYVGGVAGRTDVSITDCTVDGTVTALENYAGGIAGYAAGADNEITNCTVSGTVQGRYYVGGVVGRIEGGDITGCSVGGTVKAQENYAGGVAGYAADQSVVSDSSASGSVSGRYYVGGVAGRTDETVTGCSSDCTVTGIENYIGGVAGYADTDSEVSNSYASGTVSGRYFIGGVAGYTDGLITVCVNSGAVTGIEGYIGGVVGYADSSNTVSNCFNEGAVAGRDSIGGIAGAGNWTGDESTIHNNLSTGSVTGSTNVGGIVGSSQAPLDPDDAWNNYYINAPAGTGGGDVPEEDGAVPIGDMSWEEVVDRLNSNNPAGDDVWSEDENGIPVPGIFVPHDAVEIVNANIKEGRHYTAALLGTGTSAAVTSDSVFTAAFSMRYNETYHLETQTIGLANEGTVVPLPANTSIIMLVDGVYYYKNLAAELGTRLALGEFIKMGSATENYAPAEPVPAGTEKEYLFIFDFSKTAPGIASGAYKVELLTAAGTSAGAMPSVTVAGVNAYSLTASGENGSVHINLSRTPVEGYDYKTDGKSYACELQLERGGVTVPFPIGAKINGAAVTSTLPYVFTAAAFGDNNVSIDMSGCAAPFAPGSYDLRMKAYACTAAATPRDGYLLAGGGTTLAVAAPGQYAIRARAAARVFDKSAAAVPVVFNIETLGSGAVKSTLQRKYGASYVNMAGQTDLPVSITGGGATLTVPAGCENGTYRFVLTLYDNNAAPRAQSAESVIIK, from the coding sequence ATGAATAAAAAACTGAAGAACAAAATAATGGCTGTCCTTTTGTGCTGCGTCTGGCTTCTTTCGCCCGTGACGCCTGTTCCGGTGTATAAAAATATGACCGCCCTGGCCGCCGGCCCTTTATGGGACGGGACTGTTGCTACAAGCTTCGCCGGCGGGACGGGAACCGAGGCGGACCCCTATTTAATCAGCGACGGCGCGCAGCTTGCCTATTTTTCGCAATGCGTCAATAGCGGTACAACCTATGCCGGCCAATATATCAGGCTTACCCAGGATATTCTCTTAAACGAGATGAACGCCGACGGCTCCTTTGTGTCCAAGAAGCCAAAAAAATTCCAGAGTATCGGGACCTCGAACAAGCGTTTTCAGGGCTATTTTGACGGGTACGGCAACGAAGTAACCGGTCTGTATGTCAACGAATCCTGGCCCGACTACTGGGGGCTGTTTGGCTATGCCGGCGACGGAAGCGTGATCCGGAACGTAAGTATATCGGGAAGTGTAAAAGGGAGAAATTATACGGGAGGTGTGGCCGGCTACACCAACGGAGTGATTGCCGGGTGCGCCGTCAATGCCGCGGTGACCGGCGGAGAGAGCTATGCGGGGGGTATCGCCGGATATGCCGCGGTTAACAGCGAAATAACCGACTGCACCGTTTCAGGAACCGTGCAGGGAAGATATTATGTTGGCGGTGTGGCCGGCCGGACAGATGTGAGTATAACGGACTGTACCGTGGACGGTACAGTGACGGCATTGGAGAATTATGCGGGGGGCATAGCCGGATATGCTGCCGGCGCTGATAATGAAATAACTAACTGCACTGTTTCAGGAACTGTCCAGGGAAGATATTATGTCGGAGGCGTGGTTGGCCGCATAGAGGGAGGAGATATAACAGGATGCAGCGTCGGCGGCACGGTGAAAGCACAGGAGAATTACGCGGGAGGCGTGGCCGGATATGCCGCCGACCAGAGTGTAGTGAGTGACTCCTCTGCTTCAGGCTCCGTATCGGGCAGATATTATGTGGGCGGCGTGGCCGGCAGGACGGATGAGACTGTAACGGGGTGCAGCAGCGATTGCACGGTGACGGGGATTGAGAATTACATAGGCGGCGTGGCGGGGTATGCCGACACGGACAGCGAAGTGAGCAACTCCTACGCTTCCGGAACCGTATCGGGAAGGTATTTCATAGGCGGCGTGGCGGGCTACACAGACGGCCTGATCACGGTTTGCGTCAACAGTGGCGCGGTGACAGGGATTGAGGGCTACATAGGCGGCGTGGTCGGATACGCGGACAGCAGCAACACCGTGAGCAATTGCTTTAATGAAGGGGCGGTAGCCGGACGTGACTCAATAGGCGGAATAGCGGGAGCCGGGAACTGGACCGGCGATGAATCCACCATACACAACAATTTAAGTACGGGCAGTGTGACAGGCAGCACCAATGTGGGGGGGATAGTCGGCTCCTCGCAGGCGCCCTTAGATCCCGATGACGCCTGGAACAACTATTACATCAACGCTCCGGCTGGAACAGGAGGCGGCGATGTCCCGGAAGAGGACGGCGCGGTTCCCATCGGTGATATGTCCTGGGAAGAAGTTGTCGATCGGTTGAACAGTAACAACCCTGCGGGCGATGACGTATGGTCGGAGGATGAGAACGGTATCCCGGTGCCCGGAATATTTGTGCCGCACGATGCGGTGGAAATTGTAAACGCAAACATAAAAGAAGGCAGGCATTATACCGCCGCGCTGCTGGGAACCGGCACGTCGGCGGCCGTCACTTCGGACAGTGTTTTTACGGCGGCCTTCAGCATGCGTTATAACGAAACCTATCACCTGGAAACCCAAACCATTGGCCTGGCAAATGAAGGGACGGTGGTCCCGCTGCCGGCCAATACCTCGATTATTATGCTGGTTGACGGTGTGTACTATTATAAAAACCTTGCGGCGGAATTGGGAACAAGGCTGGCGCTGGGTGAATTTATAAAGATGGGCAGCGCAACGGAAAACTATGCGCCTGCAGAACCGGTACCGGCTGGAACTGAAAAGGAATACCTGTTTATCTTTGATTTTTCAAAAACAGCGCCTGGCATCGCCTCCGGCGCCTACAAAGTGGAGCTCCTGACCGCCGCCGGTACTTCTGCGGGCGCTATGCCGTCTGTCACGGTGGCGGGCGTCAACGCCTATTCGCTCACCGCAAGCGGGGAAAACGGCTCGGTTCATATCAACCTTTCCAGGACGCCGGTTGAAGGCTATGACTATAAGACCGACGGGAAGAGTTACGCTTGTGAATTACAGTTGGAACGGGGCGGAGTAACGGTGCCCTTTCCTATAGGCGCGAAGATCAATGGAGCCGCCGTTACCTCAACCCTGCCTTATGTCTTTACGGCGGCGGCGTTTGGCGATAATAACGTTTCCATTGATATGTCTGGTTGTGCGGCTCCGTTTGCCCCGGGGAGCTATGATCTCCGGATGAAGGCCTATGCCTGTACAGCTGCTGCGACTCCCCGCGACGGCTATCTGCTGGCAGGCGGCGGGACCACCCTGGCGGTGGCGGCGCCCGGCCAATACGCCATAAGAGCAAGGGCCGCGGCAAGAGTCTTTGACAAATCGGCTGCCGCCGTCCCGGTCGTTTTTAACATAGAGACGCTGGGTTCCGGCGCTGTAAAGTCGACCCTGCAGCGCAAATACGGAGCGTCTTATGTCAATATGGCCGGCCAGACGGACCTGCCGGTGAGCATAACCGGCGGCGGCGCCACCCTGACCGTCCCCGCCGGCTGCGAAAACGGGACCTACCGCTTTGTGCTGACACTCTACGACAATAATGCCGCCCCGAGAGCGCAGTCCGCAGAAAGCGTAATTATTAAGTAA
- a CDS encoding calcium-translocating P-type ATPase, SERCA-type — protein MEDKKWYFLEAQEACDALGTNPGQGLSAIEAAERLRVHGPNALKKKPPRGLLSMFAAQMKEILVLILLAAAVISGVLGEWEDAVVILIIVILNAIIGVIQENKAEHALKALKDLTKPSTKVVRDGKVIQMNAEELVPGDLVLLDAGDSVPADLRLIEAASLRANESALTGESVPVEKDPEVIKAGQVSLGDRKNMLFMGATITGGRAKAVAVETGMKTQLGRIARLLDEAEIEPTPLQQRLAKLGKILGLAAGAIVVMVFSIGLWRGENLLEMFMVAISLAVAAVPEGLPAVVTIVLALGVTRMSRQRAIIRKLPAVETLGTATVICSDKTGTLTKNEMTVTSVYADGRMFQITGTGYAPEGELLDQDGSGVSPAAGGSLNLALLGGLLNSDAQVEATEKGYQVIGDPTEGALVVAAAKAGLTRAASRQTSPRVAEIPFDSDRKMMTTFHRMEGFIRSFTKGAPDVVIQRCTHVLLREDTIVLDEGKRRELLEINSRLASQGRRVLALATRRWQEVPWSLAPENAERELTLIGFFALQDPPRPEAKEAVARCRRAGIRTIMITGDHRDTAAAIAAELGMLQPGHGSLTGDQLEQMNEEQLKGAVNRVAVFARVSPEHKLRIVEALKYHGHVVAMTGDGVNDAPALKRADIGAAMGISGTEVAKEASDIVLQDDNFATIVQAVEEGRTIYNNIRGSIQYLLSCNTGEIAAIFASLLLGLGSPLSPIQILWLNLVTDGPPALALGLEPPQKGIMERPPRNPKEGIFSGGVGAMILWQGLMIGVLSLAAYWLALRWGRTLQEAHTMAFVTMAMSQLAHSFNVRSAEQSLFTLGLGSNRSMIYAFVVSAAALFIVILTPFLRSVFDTAMLRPSDWAFVLGLSLIPLVLVEISKLRLRRTTVPGA, from the coding sequence ATGGAAGATAAGAAGTGGTATTTCCTTGAGGCTCAAGAAGCCTGCGATGCGCTCGGGACCAACCCCGGACAAGGGCTTTCGGCCATCGAAGCTGCTGAACGTTTGCGGGTCCACGGACCCAATGCCCTGAAAAAAAAGCCTCCCCGCGGCCTGTTATCCATGTTTGCCGCCCAGATGAAGGAGATCCTGGTGTTGATCCTGCTCGCCGCGGCAGTCATCTCGGGCGTCCTCGGCGAATGGGAGGACGCCGTCGTAATCCTGATCATCGTCATCCTTAACGCCATCATCGGCGTCATTCAGGAAAACAAAGCCGAACATGCCCTCAAAGCGTTGAAGGACTTGACCAAGCCGTCCACCAAAGTGGTGCGGGACGGCAAGGTTATCCAGATGAACGCCGAGGAATTGGTCCCAGGTGATTTGGTATTACTGGACGCGGGTGATTCGGTCCCGGCCGACTTGCGGCTGATCGAGGCCGCCTCCCTGCGCGCCAACGAATCAGCCCTGACCGGAGAGTCCGTGCCGGTGGAAAAAGATCCGGAAGTTATTAAGGCCGGGCAGGTCTCCTTAGGGGACCGGAAGAACATGCTGTTCATGGGCGCCACCATAACCGGCGGGCGGGCCAAAGCGGTTGCAGTGGAAACAGGCATGAAGACCCAGCTGGGACGGATCGCCCGGCTGCTTGACGAGGCGGAGATAGAACCAACTCCTTTGCAGCAGCGTTTGGCCAAGCTGGGTAAAATATTGGGGCTTGCCGCGGGGGCTATCGTGGTGATGGTATTCTCGATCGGGCTTTGGCGCGGCGAAAATTTGCTGGAAATGTTTATGGTGGCCATCAGCCTCGCCGTAGCGGCAGTCCCCGAGGGGCTGCCCGCGGTCGTAACCATTGTGCTGGCCCTGGGTGTGACCAGGATGAGCCGCCAGAGGGCGATTATCAGAAAGCTCCCCGCTGTCGAGACCCTGGGCACGGCGACCGTGATTTGCTCCGACAAAACCGGTACCCTGACGAAAAATGAAATGACTGTTACCTCTGTCTACGCGGACGGCAGGATGTTTCAAATAACCGGAACCGGCTACGCGCCTGAAGGGGAGCTGCTGGACCAGGACGGCTCCGGGGTCTCGCCCGCGGCCGGCGGCAGCCTGAATTTGGCCCTGCTTGGCGGCCTTTTAAACAGTGACGCCCAAGTAGAGGCTACGGAAAAAGGTTATCAGGTAATTGGAGATCCCACCGAAGGGGCGCTGGTGGTAGCCGCGGCTAAAGCAGGCTTGACCAGAGCGGCGTCGCGTCAAACAAGCCCCCGGGTCGCCGAGATCCCCTTTGATTCGGACCGCAAGATGATGACGACCTTCCACCGCATGGAGGGGTTTATCCGGTCCTTTACCAAAGGGGCGCCGGATGTGGTTATCCAACGCTGCACGCACGTGCTGCTGCGGGAGGACACTATCGTACTTGATGAGGGAAAACGCAGGGAGCTTTTAGAAATCAATTCCCGGTTGGCCTCACAGGGGCGGCGTGTACTGGCGCTCGCCACCCGGCGGTGGCAGGAAGTCCCCTGGAGCCTGGCGCCGGAAAATGCGGAGCGGGAGTTGACTCTCATCGGCTTCTTCGCCCTGCAGGACCCCCCTCGCCCTGAAGCCAAAGAAGCGGTGGCGAGGTGCCGCAGGGCAGGCATCCGCACGATCATGATCACCGGCGACCACAGGGATACAGCCGCGGCCATCGCCGCAGAACTGGGGATGCTGCAGCCGGGTCACGGCAGCCTGACCGGCGACCAACTGGAACAAATGAATGAAGAACAATTAAAAGGAGCGGTAAACCGGGTTGCAGTCTTCGCCAGGGTATCCCCCGAACACAAGCTGCGTATCGTGGAGGCGTTGAAATACCACGGCCATGTTGTAGCGATGACCGGCGACGGGGTCAACGACGCCCCGGCGCTAAAAAGGGCCGATATCGGCGCCGCCATGGGGATCAGCGGCACTGAGGTGGCCAAGGAAGCCTCGGACATAGTCCTGCAGGACGATAATTTTGCCACTATTGTACAGGCTGTGGAGGAAGGCCGGACCATCTATAACAATATCCGCGGTTCCATACAGTACCTGCTTTCCTGCAATACCGGAGAAATCGCCGCCATTTTTGCGAGCCTGCTGCTTGGTTTGGGGAGCCCTTTAAGCCCGATCCAGATCCTCTGGCTGAACCTGGTTACCGATGGGCCTCCCGCCCTCGCCCTTGGTCTGGAACCGCCCCAAAAGGGGATCATGGAGAGGCCTCCCCGGAATCCCAAAGAGGGTATATTTTCCGGGGGTGTAGGCGCCATGATCTTATGGCAGGGCCTTATGATCGGGGTCCTCTCCCTGGCGGCTTACTGGCTCGCTCTGCGCTGGGGCCGGACCCTGCAGGAAGCGCACACCATGGCCTTTGTTACCATGGCCATGTCGCAGCTGGCGCATTCCTTTAACGTCCGGAGTGCGGAGCAGTCTCTGTTTACCTTAGGGTTAGGCAGCAACCGCAGTATGATCTATGCGTTCGTGGTATCAGCCGCGGCGCTGTTCATCGTGATCCTGACACCGTTTCTGAGAAGCGTATTTGACACCGCCATGCTCCGGCCCTCCGACTGGGCGTTTGTCCTTGGCTTAAGTTTAATCCCGCTGGTCCTCGTTGAAATAAGCAAGCTGCGGCTCAGGCGCACCACCGTACCCGGGGCCTGA